The Chelonoidis abingdonii isolate Lonesome George chromosome 11, CheloAbing_2.0, whole genome shotgun sequence genomic interval NNNNNNNNNNNNNNNNNNNNNNNNNNNNNNNNNNNNNNNNNNNNNNNNNNNNNNNNNNNNNNNNNNNNNNNNNNNNNNNNNNNNNNNNNNNNNNNNNNNNNNNNNNNNNNNNNNNNNNNNNNNNNNNNNNNNNNNNNNNNNNNNNNNNNNNNNNNNNNNNNNNNNNNNNNNNNNNNNNNNNNNNNNNNNNNNNNNNNNNNNNNNNNNNNNNNNNNNNNNNNNNNNNNNNNNNNNNNNNNNNNNNNNNNNNNNNNNNNNNNNNNNNNNNNNNNNNNNNNNNNNNNNNNNNNNNNNNNNNNNNNNNNNNNNNNNNNNNNNNNNNNNNNNNNCTGCagccctccagctccccagccctggtACCTGGGGATGGGCAGTTGGTTCAAGCTTCCTCAGGCTCCACACAGTCGCTCTctgagctgtgggggggggattTATTAGGGGGAACTGGACACCaggccccccagctccctcccacatGATTGGCCGGAGGGGCTGTGATATGCCCGTGATGTCATCGGCAAATTCCTAGGGGAAAAAGGGGACAAGGATTTGCGGGGGTTGGTCTCTGGACCAGGACCCCGACCCCCATCCCAAGCAGGGGAGATGGATACAGTGGAGGCTACTCACAATTTCTGGGCATGGCTGATGCTGTTGTAAAGGATGTTAATCTGCAAAGGGGTGGAAGAGCCAGTTATTACCCAGCTGGGTCAGCCCCAGTTCCCCCCCATAGCCAGCCAGTGCCCCACCCTGGGGTTGtatgggagctggcgccccctagagggaaAGGCTCCCCTGCCCCGTTCTCTTACCTCGTATTTCTGGCGCTTGAGTTTCTCCATGAGGTCAAACTTCTCCGACTCCAGCTGGTGGATCCAGTCGTGCAGCTCCTTGGCCTTCGCCCTGTGGGGCCAGAAGGAGGGGCTGTCAGGATCGGGGGCTGCTAGCCAGCCCCCCGCCCAGCATGACCACCCGGGATGCTCACACCCAGAGTGCCCCGGGAAACAGGAGGCATGCGCCACGCGAGGTAGTGGGGCTCGCGGGAACAAAGCACAGAGCATCATGGGAAAAGACGGCATAGATAGCCAAGGTTGCAATGGTTGCTAACCCCAGGGGATCATGGGAAATGGGAGCAATGAGCAGAGCATCCAGGGAAATGGACACAGATGACCACAGTAGCAGATCGGGTTGCTAACCTCAAGGGATTATGGGAAGTGAGAACCAAGTGCAGAGCATCATGGAAAATGGGACCATAGATGGCCAAGGGGTAGCAATGGATGCTAACCCCAAGGGATCATGGGAAATGGGAGTCAAGAACAGAGCATCTTGGGAAATGAAGTCCCCtgagtcccccccgcccccccactgtACCTCAGCTCATCCTCCCGCATGCTATCGATGTTTAGGGGCTTCCGTCGCTCGGCCAAGATCCGGTTCTTCATCTCCCGCCCCGTCTGCCGCTTGCCCCGCTTCTGCTCGGCCTGGCAAACAGGGCACGGGGGTCATGTCAACATGGGCTCCCTCCAGAGCCGGGCCCTCcggggtggggctcagggggcTGGTTATAGCGAGACTCCTCGCCCTGCGCTGAGATGCGGCTGCCTCTGGGCGGGGCAGCTGATGATTTTCAGACCACTCCCCAGACGGCAGCAAGGGGGCCAGCCCTGAGTCCACACCCcgatccctgcagcccagcgcccccccaTCCAGTGTCCCTGTCCAACCTCTctcctcccaaccccctccctgcccccacctcacctTGACCAGATAGCCCCCGAAGTGCGGCATGTTGGAGAGAACCTTCTTCTTCTTGGCGTCATCTTCGGCCCGTTTCttggcctcctcctcctccttgcgcAGCTTCTCTTCCtgcgtgtgggggggggggagcagagctgtCAGTCGTGCGGCTGGGTGGGTAGAGACTGGAGGGGATGACCCCCCCTAGCCCAGCGTGGGGGAATGTGGGGGAACTTACCGCTAGCTTGGCCTGGCGTTCCCGCTCCTTCTCGGTCCGGACCCGCACCTGCTCGTTCCGTTCTGCTCGGCGGCGCTCCTGCCAGGGGCCCGGGGATGGGTCAGGGCACAGCTGGtcacctgcagcccccccaccggctggccccacctcttccctggaACCCACGAtctgttccctgccccccacacccacaaTCCGCCTGGCACACCCCCTCCCCGGTACCTACAATTCCCTGCCTTGCCCCCAACACCCACAATCTGCCTGGCACATCCCCGGTACCCACaattccccccctgccccccacaccc includes:
- the TNNT1 gene encoding troponin T, slow skeletal muscle translates to MEKDLLELQTLIDVHFEQRKKEEEELVSLMERIERRRAERNEQVRVRTEKERERQAKLAEEKLRKEEEEAKKRAEDDAKKKKVLSNMPHFGGYLVKAEQKRGKRQTGREMKNRILAERRKPLNIDSMREDELRAKAKELHDWIHQLESEKFDLMEKLKRQKYEINILYNSISHAQKL